A genomic segment from Chanos chanos chromosome 2, fChaCha1.1, whole genome shotgun sequence encodes:
- the LOC115829191 gene encoding putative ubiquitin carboxyl-terminal hydrolase 50 — protein MEDREKSGPKRTVMDEGQSNGELGTRRVPGICGLINSGNSCYMNAVLQCLCSTIPLVEHFFTPHIRDKLSTRQNEVSGAFLRLLEHVWLAQGGSWPPAEMRLSVCALHPQFNNDSQQDSQELLLFLLNALHDNLSKKRGKKLVLFSDSGQDRTALCLGRESTIVTQLFEGQLSYVTLCMCCEHQTQANQVFTMLSLPIPTDSYKCSLRDCLAVFFQQSTLTNSDQMLCPECGVKRDAAVVTTMLKPPEILVLHLKRFDCQGSVKRKVRANVLFSLESLDLRPYLSKPSTWHSDYFLYGVVNHTGDLDSGHFVAYCHSALTHSWHKFDDAMVTEIQDYLIQSPSAYILFYSRRRFHRPRIPGL, from the exons ATGGAGGATAGGGAAAAGAG CGGTCCTAAGCGGACCGTGATGGATGAGGGCCAATCAAACGGGGAGCTGGGCACCAGAAGGGTGCCAGGCATCTGCGGTCTGATCAACTCAGGAAACTCCTGTTACATGAACGCTGTCCTCCAGTGTCTGTGTAGCACCATTCCTCTGGTAGAACACTTCTTTACCCCACACATCAGGGACAAGCTGTCCAC GCGGCAGAATGAGGTTTCTGGAGCTTTCCTCAGACTGCTCGAGCATGTCTGGTTAGCCCAGGGTGGCAGCTGGCCTCCTGCAGAAATGCGACTGAGCGTATGTGCTCTGCACCCACAGTTCAACAACGACTCCCAGCAGGACTCGCAGGagctgctcctcttcctcctcaacGCCCTGCACGACAACCTGAGCAAG AAACGAGGCAAAAAGCTGGTGCTGTTCTCAGACTCAGGGCAGGACAGGACAGCCCTTTGCCTGGGGAGGGAATCCACCATTGTCACTCAGTTGTTTGAAGGCCAGCTCAGTTACGTTACTCTGTGCATGTGCTGCGAACACCAAACACAGGCCAACCAAGTGTTCACCATGCTCTCCCTCCCCATACCCACAGACAGCTACAAGTGTTCACTCAGG GACTGCCTGGCTGTGTTCTTTCAGCAGAGCACTCTGACAAACAGTGACCAAATGCTGTGCCCAGAGTGTGGGGTAAAACGGGACGCAGCAGTGGTCACCACCATGCTCAAGCCTCCAGAGATACTGGTCCTGCACCTAAAACG TTTTGACTGTCAGGGCTCTGTGAAGAGGAAGGTGAGAGCAAACGTGCTCTTTTCTTTAGAAAGCCTGGATCTGAGGCCGTATTTATCCAAGCCCTCCACCTGGCACTCGGACTACTTCCTCTATGGTGTGGTG AACCATACTGGCGACCTGGATTCAGGGCATTTCGTAGCCTACTGCCACAGCGCCCTCACTCACAGCTGGCATAAGTTTGATGATGCCATGGTAACCGAGATTCAGGATTACCTCATCCAGTCGCCGAGTGCCTACATCCTCTTCTACTCCCGTCGGAGGTTCCACAGACCCAGGATTCCAGGGTTATGA
- the usp8 gene encoding ubiquitin carboxyl-terminal hydrolase 8, which yields MPAVSTGVKDLYLSTSLGELNKKAEIKPDKINTRHYVQSACKIFKAAEECRLDRDEEKAYVLYMKYLTVYDLIKKRPDFKQQQDYFLSMLGPTSFKKAIEEAEKLSESLKLRYEEVEVRKKLEEREKQEEKNRAAEKNRAAEKLEKDAGRASPKGTSETKKEKTVKGEQNDMKSGSPKGGISAENLFRLMKDPNLSLIVMDARCRTDFEESRIQVPSQACISIPEDAISPGITVSQIESKLPEASLEQWKRRGFVDYIVLLDWFSSTADLKLGTTLQSLKDALYKWDSVTILRSEPMVLEGGYENWLLFYPMYTTNAKVKPPRQQAPSVIPQLNFSYPSLTEPKPVPPPEPEPKPSGVQVNGRATEEPPQNEPAAPPPQPHAPEPTPLPVSTTTEKVKITPIQPEVTTKPTPQIDRTKKPSVRIHDGAKPNTEPSVRDLQPPQNGPVIPDRSVKPAFEPTGPLSEEEKTQIHAETANLIEKAKREQEQRRLERQAQEEERKEREQRAREERERQEALDKQEREERERREEEEKRQQEKKKLERQKAEDEEENGGRGEDTVKRGEKDQAMDTQSKSASLDSPVPNNIVSDIKREPLTRARSEEMGRTIPGLPDGWMKFLDTVTGTYRYYHSPTNRVHLYPPEVRVPQTPPATPPTPKQKPARAVEAEQEREQSKLKRSYSSPDITQALNEESQRKPTPTPTINRDTKPISATTYTKVEISRPSAAKIRSLNPVFGGLGPSLTGLRNLGNTCYMNSILQCLCNTPAMAEYFNKDYYQDDINRANILGHKGEVAEEFGVIMKALWSGQYKCVSPRDFKITIGKINDQFAGYEQQDSQELLLFLMDGLHEDLNKADNRKRCKEEANDHLDDPKAAELAWSKHKLLNESIIVALFQGQFKSTVQCMTCHCKSRTFETFMYLSLPLASTNKCSLQDCLKLFSKEEKLSDNNRVYCRHCKAHRDSTKKLEIWKVPPILLVHLKRFSYEGRWKQKLQTSVDFPLENLDLTQYVIGPRHTSKKYNLYAVSNHYGGLDGGHYTAYCRNASKQRWFKFDDHEVSEISTSSVKSSAAYIIFYSSL from the exons ATGCCTGCAGTATCTACTGGTGTAAAAGATCTCTATCTGTCCACGTCACTGGGGGAACTGAACAAGAAGGCAGAGATTAAACCGGACAAGATCAACACGAGACA TTATGTACAGAGCGCCTGCAAAATCTTTAAAGCGGCGGAGGAGTGTCGGCTGGACCGAGATGAGGAAAAAGCCTATGTTTTGTACATGAAATACTTGACGGTGTATGATCTCATTAAAAAGAGACCCGACTTCAAGCAGCAACAG GACTATTTCCTGTCTATGCTTGGGCCGACCAGCTTCAAAAAAGCCATAGAGGAAGCAGAGAAGCTGTCTGAAAGCCTGAAGCTCAG aTATGAAGAGGTAGAAGTGCGTAAGAAgcttgaggagagagagaaacaggaggagaagaacagagcgGCTGAGAAGAACAGAGCGGCTGAGAAATTGGAGAAAGATGCAGGGCGAGCCTCACCAAAAGGAACATCTGAAACCAAGAAGGAGAAAACG GTTAAAGGGGAACAGAATGATATGAAGAGTGGATCCCCCAAAG GAGGTATCTCAGCTGAAAATCTGTTCCGCTTGATGAAGGATCCTAACCTCAGCTTGATTGTCATGGATGCCAGATGTAGGACAGACTTTGAGGAGTCACGGATTCAAGTTCCATCACAGGCCTGTATCAGCATCCCTGAGGACGCCATCTCTCCAGG aataacagtcagtcagattGAGTCCAAGCTGCCCGAGGCTTCCCTAGAGCAGTGGAAACGTCGGGGATTTGTCGATTACATCGTCCTCTTGGACTGGTTCAGCTCGACTGCAGATCTCAAACTAGGAACCACACTCCAGAGTCTGAAGGATGCCCTCTATAAG TGGGACAGCGTGACCATCCTGCGCAGTGAACCTATGGTACTGGAGGGAGGCTATGAAAACTGGCTCCTCTTTTACCCAATGTACACGACAAACGCTAAAGTGAAGCCTCCGCGGCAGCAGGCGCCCAGTGTCATTCCACAGT TGAATTTCAGTTACCCGTCCCTCACGGAGCCTAAGCCTGTTCCTCCTCCAGAACCAGAACCAAAACCTTCGGGTGTTCAGGTGAACGGAAGGGCCACGGAGGAGCCCCCCCAGAATGAGCCTGCTGCACCCCCTCCTCAGCCGCACGCTCCTGAACCAACCCCTCTGCCTGTCTCCACGACAACAGAAAAAGTTAAGATCACTCCCATCCAGCCAGAGGTGACCACCAAACCCACCCCTCAG ATCGACCGCACCAAGAAACCCTCTGTGAGAATACACGACGGCGCGAAACCGAACACCGAGCCCTCAGTCAGGGACCTCCAGCCACCACAGAACGGACCTGTCATCCCAGACCGGTCCGTCAAACCCGCGTTTGAACCCACCGGCCCCCTGTCCGAGGAAGAGAAGACCCAGATTCACGCGGAGACGGCCAACCTGATCGAGAAGGccaagagagagcaggagcagcGCAGGCTAGAGCGCCAGGCtcaagaagaggagagaaaagagagagagcaacgtgccagagaggagagagagagacaggaggcgCTGGACAAACAGGAGAGGGAAGAacgggagaggagagaggaggaggaaaagaggcagcaagagaagaaaaagctgGAGCGTCAGAAAGCggaggatgaagaagagaatggaggaagaggagaggacacagtgaaaagaggagagaaggaccAGGCCATGGACACGCAGTCAAAGAGCGCATCTCTGGACTCACCTGTCCCCAACAATATAGTCAGTGACATCAAG cGTGAGCCCCTGACTCGAGCGCGCAGTGAGGAAATGGGACGCACCATCCCTGGCCTGCCTGACGGCTGGATGAAG ttCCTGGACACCGTGACGGGGACGTACAGGTACTACCATTCTCCGACCAATAGGGTGCACCTGTACCCCCCAGAGGTGAGGGTGCCCCAGACCCCACCTGCCACGCCCCCCACGCCCAAACAGAAGCCGGCGCGCGCGGTGGAAGCGGAGCAGGAACGGGAGCAGTCGAAACTGAAACGCTCGTACTCTTCACCAGACATCACCCAGGCCCTGAACGAGGAGagccagaggaaacccacgcccACACCCACCATCAACAGAGACACTAA GCCCATCTCTGCCACAACCTACACCAAGGTGGAGATCTCCCGACCCTCTGCCGCCAAGATCCGCAGCCTGAACCCCGTGTTCGGGGGCCTGGGCCCCTCCCTGACCGGCCTGCGTAACCTGGGTAACACCTGCTACATGAACTCCAtattacagtgtctgtgtaacaCCCCCGCCATGGCCGAGTATTTTAACAAAGACTACTACCAAGACGACATCAACAG AGCGAACATTTTGGGTCACAAGGGAGAGGTGGCTGAGGAGTTTGGGGTGATCATGAAGGCCCTCTGGTCAGGACAGTACAAGTGTGTCAGCCCGCGCGACTTTAAGATCACCATCGGCAAGATTAACGACCAGTTTGCCGGCTATGAGCAGCAGGATTCGCAGGAGCTCCTGCTCTTCCTGATGGATGGGCTGCATGAAGACCTGAACAAG gCTGATAACCGGAAGAGATGCAAAGAGGAAGCCAACGATCACCTGGACGATCCAAAGGCGGCTGAACTGGCCTGGAGCAAACACAAGCTCCTCAACGAGTCCATCATCGTGGCACTGTTCCAGGGTCAGTTTAAATCCACAGTCCAGTGCATGACCTGCCACTGCAAATCACGCACGTTTGAGACATTCATGTACCTGTCTCTGCCGCTGGCCTCCACAAACAAGTGCTCTCTGCAG GATTGTTTAAAACTGTTCTCTAAAGAGGAGAAGCTCTCAGACAACAACAGAGTTTACTGCCGGCACTGCAAAGCTCACAGAGACTCCACCAAGAAGCTGGAGATCTGGAAGGTTCCACCCATTCTGCTTGTGCACTTAAAGCG CTTCTCCTATGAGGGAAGATGGAAGCAGAAACTGCAGACGTCTGTGGACTTTCCCCTGGAAAACCTGGATCTCACACAGTACGTCATCGGACCCAGGCACACCTCAAAGAAATACAACCTCTACGCTGTGTCT AACCACTACGGTGGTCTGGACGGTGGACACTACACGGCTTACTGTAGGAACGCTAGCAAACAACGCTGGTTCAAGTTTGACGACCATGAAGTGTCGGAGATTTCCACATCCTCCGTCAAGTCGTCTGCCGCCTACATCATCTTTTACTCGTCTCTGTAA
- the gabpb1 gene encoding GA-binding protein subunit beta-1, whose translation MSLVDLGKKLLEAARSGQDDEVRILMANGAPFTTDWLGTSPLHLSAQYGHYSTTEVLLRAGVSRDARTKVDRTPLHMAASEGHARIVEVLLKHGADVNAKDMLKMTALHWATEHSHRDVVELLIKYGADVHAQSKFCKNALDIALDNGNEELAEILQVSMQNQINTNPESPDTVTIHAASPQFIIGPGGVVNLAGLVSPGHTGKSAGMFTHAFILVFCLADRRIGVINLFSCFCLFLAPVLAAEEVVTADSVDGAIQQVVSSGGQQVITIVTDGIQLGSLQTGGGIAQPIIVTMPDGQQVLTVPATDVAEETVISEEPSVKRQRIEIVENHVENKEIEART comes from the exons ATGTCTTTGGTGGATTTGGGGAAAAAGTTGCTGGAGGCAGCTCGTTCAGGACAAGACGATGAGGTTCGCATTCTGATGGCCAACGGAGCGCCGTTCACCACAGACTGG TTGGGCACGTCTCCCCTGCACCTGTCGGCTCAGTATGGCCATTACTCCACCACAGAAGTGTTGTTAAGGGCAGGTGTCAGTCGGGATGCGAGGACCAAAGTGGACAGGACCCCCCTACACATGGCCGCCTCAGAAGGCCACGCCCGCATTGTGGAGGTGCTGCTGAAG CACGGGGCTGACGTCAACGCTAAGGACATGCTGAAAATGACTGCTCTCCACTGGGCCACAGAGCACAGCCACAGAGACGTAGTGGAACTGCTCATTAAGTATGGAGCTGACGTCCATGCCCAGAGCAAGTTCTGCAAAAATGCTTTGGATATTGCACTCGACAACGGCAATGAAGAACTCGCTGAAATACTTCAG GTGTCCATgcaaaaccaaataaacacaaacccagAGAGCCCAGACACAGTGACCATTCACGCAGCGTCTCCACAGTTTATTATCGGTCCAGGGGGCGTGGTCAATCTCGCTGGGCTGGTGTCCCCCGGCCACACAGGCAAATCAGCCGGTATGTTTACACATGCATTTATCTTGGTTTTTTGCTT GGCAGACAGAAGGATTGGAGTAATCAATTTGTtctcatgtttttgtctttttctggcCCCAGTGTTGGCAGCAGAAGAGGTGGTGACCGCAGATTCAGTGGACGGAGCCATTCAGCAGGTGGTCAGCTCAGGTGGGCAGCAGGTCATCACCATAGTAACAGATGGCATTCAGCTTGGCAGTCTGCAGACAGGTGGCGGAATCGCTCAGCCGATCATTGTGACCATGCCAGACGGACAGCAAG tgttAACTGTCCCAGCGACAGACGTAGCTGAGGAGACGGTGATCAGTGAGGAGCCCTCAGTCAAGCGACAGCGCATCGAAATCGTGGAAAATCACGTGGAGAATAAAGAAATTGAGGCAAGAACCtga
- the hdc gene encoding histidine decarboxylase, whose translation MQAEEYIQRGKELVDYIKEYLTTVRERRVNPDVQPGYMRSLLPNSAPADPENWDSIFQDVERIIMPGVVHWQSPHMHAYFPALTSWPSLLGDMLADAINCLGFTWASSPACTELEIIVMDWLCKALGLPSHFLHHHPDSRGGGILQSTVSECTLVSLLAARKDKILQLKEAEPDTDDSVLNSRLIAYASDQAHSSVEKAGLISLIKIRFLPTDESFALRGETLQRAIEEDRSKGLVPVMLCATLGTTGVCSFDCLSELGPLCAQEGVWMHVDAAYAGSAFLCPELRSFLSGIEFADSFVFNPSKWMMVHFDCTAFWVKDKCKLQQTFSVDPVYLRHDNSGDATDFMHWQIPLSRRFRSLKLWFVLRSFGLKKLQAHIRHSIDLGKLFESLVRSDPNFEMPAERHMGLVVFCVKEGNASTQELLRRLTKSGTMFLIPAAINTKLIIRFTVTSQFTTPEDILRDWSIIRSTAASILAEWRVRDADAHPHAAGNPADESGARVRTEHLIDQRLVRQGQRRAVRSLSCSGALPPMHREGPAKNIPEKVDNLTGKKVLKRLTKFYSVPSFSQMWVQCGMQQVYSPFKKPWFSSRANCFNCFALTQGNPYALPTK comes from the exons ATGCAGGCAGAGGAGTACATCCAGAGAG GGAAAGAACTGGTCGACTACATTAAAGAATACTTAACCACAGTCCGAGAGAGGCGAGTCAACCCGGACGTCCAGCCAGGGTACATGAGGAGTCTCCTTCCCAACAGCGCGCCTGCCGACCCGGAAAACTGGGACTCCATCTTTCAGGATGTTGAGAGGATCATCATGCCAGGG GTGGTGCACTGGCAGAGCCCTCACATGCACGCTTACTTCCCCGCGCTGACCTCTTGGCCCTCTCTGCTGGGGGACATGTTGGCGGACGCCATTAACTGTCTCGGCTTCACATGG GCGTCCAGTCCAGCCTGCACTGAGCTGGAGATCATTGTGATGGACTGGCTTTGCAAGGCTCTTGGTCTCCCCTCACACTTTCTCCACCATCACCCAGACAGCAGAGGAGGGGGAATACTGCAG AGCACAGTGAGCGAGTGCACCTTAGTCTCTCTACTGGCCGCACGGAAAGACAAAATCCTGCAGCTGAAGGAGGCAGAACCCGACACAGACGACTCAGTGCTGAACTCCAGGCTCATCGCCTATGCATCTGACCAG GCTCACTCGTCTGTGGAGAAAGCGGGGTTAATTTCGCTCATTAAAATACGGTTCCTGCCCACGGACGAGAGCTTTGCCCTCCGTGGGGAAACTCTGCAGAGAGCCATTGAGGAAGACAGGAGCAAAGGCCTGGTGCCAGTCATG CTTTGCGCCACTCTGGGTACGACAGGGGTGTGTTCTTTTGactgtctgtcagagctggGACCTCtgt GTGCACAGGAAGGCGTCTGGATGCATGTGGATGCAGCGTATGCGGGCTCGGCCTTCCTGTGCCCGGAGCTCAGGAGCTTCCTCAGCGGCATTGAGTTCGCAGACTCTTTCGTCTTCAACCCCTCAAAGTGGATGATGGTCCATTTTGACTGCACCGCGTTTTG ggtgaAGGATAAGTGCAAGCTGCAGCAGACCTTCAGCGTTGACCCCGTTTACCTCAGACACGACAACTCAGGAGACGCCACTGATTTTATG CACTGGCAAATTCCTCTGAGCCGAAGGTTCCGCTCGCTCAAACTCTGGTTCGTCCTGCGCTCCTTTGGACTCAAAAAGCTTCAGGCCCATATTAGACAT agtaTAGACTTGGGAAAGCTGTTTGAATCCCTCGTGAGAAGTGACCCAAACTTTGAGATGCCTGCTGAGAGACACATGGGCCTGGTGGTCTTCTGTGTCAAG GAAGGAAACGCCTCAACCCAGGAGCTACTGAGAAGACTGACGAAATCAGGAACCATGTTTTTGATTCCTGCAGCCATTAACACCAAACTGATCATTCGCTTCACGGTCACCTCCCAGTTCACCACCCCAGAGGACATTCTGAGGGACTGGTCCATCATACGCAGCACTGCCGCATCCATACTGGCTGAGTGGCGAGTCCGCGACGCCGACGCCCACCCTCACGCCGCGGGAAACCCCGCGGATGAGAGCGGAGCC CGCGTCAGAACAGAGCATCTGATCGACCAGAGGCTGGTGAGACAGGGCCAGAGAAGAGCTGTGAGATCTCTCAGCTGCAGCGGGGCGTTGCCGCCCATGCACAGGGAAGGACCAGCCAAAAAT ATTCCTGAGAAGGTCGACAACCTCACGGGGAAAAAAGTGTTGAAACGCCTCACCAAGTTTTACAGCGTTCCCAGTTTCTCACAGATGTGGGTTCAGTGTGGAATGCAGCAAGTGTACAGCCCATTTAAAAAGCCATGGTTCAGCAGCAGAGCAAACTGCTTCAACTGCTTTGCCCTGACACAGGGCAACCCATACGCACTACCAACCAAATGA